Within Sorghum bicolor cultivar BTx623 chromosome 2, Sorghum_bicolor_NCBIv3, whole genome shotgun sequence, the genomic segment AGCCGTGCTAGCTAAACGACGCCAATATAAACATATGGGACCGGGAAACGGTGCCGTGCGATATCGAGGCGACGTGGAGGCAGCAGTGACCTTACGACCTCACGTGGTTACCAGCAAAACGCGAGAGCCCAAAATGCCAACACCTTCTGGTGGGTTGGCTCCCTTTTTCTAGGCATCTATATCCCACATGTAGTAGTTATATTTTCTCTAGAAAAGACCATGTACCATACTATATTCTACGACTTGTCACATTGCTTGATTGCGACGGTGTCCAGTAGCTATGGCTACTATTAACAGCAGAAGATTAGCGTGGTTATTAGGAATGCTGTCGGCCTCACTTAGTATTTTCCGAGGACCAGTCCACATCTCTGTGTTACTGTGTACCCCTCTTCCTGTCcatacatttatttattttttagaatCTATATATATTGCCGTACGTCATCCGTTCCAAAACATAGAGGGTATATTAAGACTATAAAATTCAAAGTTCACaaatattaattaataatgGATTAAGTTGTATACATGTTTATGCAGTATTTAAGAGTTTATTTTTCTCCGTGGTTTAATAATTGGTTAAGTTATATACATATTTAATTAATAATTGGAGTAGTATATAAGAGTTACATCAGTGGTTTCACATTCCACACATTTTTCAAAACGATTTTTGATTTTGTGACCATTGATGGTGTCTTGTATGAACAACTAATGGTCAAAGTATACTTCTAAAAACTTACTCAAATCATAATACACCTCATAAAAAGGATTGGAGTGAGTATTAAATAATCTACTCTATACATATTTATACAGCCTAGTTTGACTTGGTGAGGTCACATCAAGATCATACTTGGTGGTTTTATACTGCATCGGTCGTGGCTATAAAATTTACACAATATATACAAAAGTATTTTTAAATGCGAATCTACTCATCATGCTAAATACATATATGTAATAGTCTATATATTATTAAGCTAATGGTTATTCAAATATATATTAAGGAGTTCAAATTATTCATTATTTTAAGAAAAATAAAGGAAATTATATACACTATATTGGCCCCAACAATAATCTGTCCATATAAAGGACAGGCTTCGCAAGAGACATGCATTCGTTTTAGCTTATATGCCAAATCTGTCAATCATTGAGCattatttttctttcacaataaatcagcaaacaataTTTCACCGCATAGCTTTTCAGACAAGTTAACAGGCTCTCAATCATGACTTATCAACCAAGCGAACAATACTAAAGATGCTTATGCCATCACTAACCTGTGCAAAGTGGAATTGAAAAAAACATGTGCAATGCGAGAATCAAGATGGTCTGATGGAGATGAGGTGTATAAAACACCGCTGGCGGGGAAAAAAGTACGACTTATACAATAAGCGAACAAGCTTTAAGTATGttcgctaatttattgtgagaaaaaaacattACTAAATAACTGACAGATTTGACAGCTCAAACGAAAAGGCTAGATTTTTTTGCCGTctcagagcaactccaacaaggCCTCTACTTAAGCTTCCATAGCTAAATATGAGTGCTCAGGCTAAAAATAACACTCCAGCAAGGCCTGTACTAGAGCCCCCAATTTGGAGTGGGCACCCAAATCTCCCTAGCAAACCCCATTCCTGTTGGCCCAATACCTCAGCTCTCATCCTGTGTGGTGTGGCTATTACCTCCACACTGTACAGACGCAGCCTCGTCCACTTTCCTCCATCGTCGATCTCCACTACCGCGCTCCCTCCCTCCACCCTCGACCTCCACCGCTGGGCGGATTCGCCGGTGCGTAACTCCGACGTGGCCCCTTCCCTGCCATGTGGGCGCTGCCCCCGATGcacgagagctctcatctcttttGCATCATGGCCTCTGTGTGGAGGATGTGAGAAGAAAGATTTGACCCAATGGCAAGTGGGTCCCATATGTTATTATCTGCCAATTTAGATTTGGAGATCTTCATTTGAGGTGCTGTTGGAACAGAAACAAAAATTTTGAGCACCCAAAAAGTAAGAGAGCATCCAAATGAAAAATAAACCCTGTTTTTTTAGTGCTGGAGTTGCTCTCGTGTAACAATCGCAACGCCAACGGTCGGTATCACCGCTGTCACTTCCGTCAACACAGTGGGTGACCAAGCCACCAAGGCCTGGTGCATGGTAGCCATTGGTCGAGGCAATCCGACACGCGACACCGTGTGGATAGCTTGGCATCGGTAACAGCTGAGCACCAATATTGTCATTTGCTTACTGTAGAAAAAGATCGGAGGGAGTACTGTACGTCCAACAATCTGCTAAAACTATCCGAGACTAACATAGATGACGCACGCATGTTACTTTGACTCTTCTCTGCTTCCTCAACCGCTCGTCTTCTTTGACCCAATCAAATAGTAAGGGGTCTCCTAAAAAAACAAGAGGAAAACAATAGTAAGGGTGTCTCCACCAAACCGGCGGCGGTGCGAGGTGGACAGCACAGATCCGGAGCGGCGGCGAACGGATCGCGACCGGGGTGAGAACAAGCCAGGCGGGACACAACCGCCGCAAAGGAACAATCCGGCGTCGAAGACGGAGCAACGGCTTCTGCTGAGCAATGGCCGGTCCGCGGTCGGCCAAGCCACATGAGGAACCAAGTAGGAGGAGTACACGACAAACTAACTGACCCGGCGCCGGTGGTGGATGTGGATCCACTCCACGCCCCATGCCCGTGCGTTCATTTGCGTCTTCGTCGCGCCCCATGCCCGTGCACCTCAGGCGTTCGTCTTAATGCCTGTGAGGCACACCGCGCGCATACTCCTACCCTCTCTGCACGGTGATCAATGGCGCTCAATTGCAGCGTGGTGGACCGCCAGGTCGACCATGGAGAAGTGCCCCATGGACAGGCGGAGTCGGCGAAACCCCATGCAGCTCAAGGTGGACGGCCGTGTGCTCGACCTCGTAGACGTTGCCACTGCCAAGGAGGTCGAGGGCTTGGCGAACCGCACCAAGATCTGGACCATCGTCAACGAGCTGACTAACCACGGTTAGTGTCAGCTTCAGCCTCGAGCTTATGCCTGACCACCAGCAGTTCAGTTCGTCGCTTGAACTCTGGCAGTCTGGCTTTGCTCTCTCCTGGTCCGTATTTATGCACTATTCTCAATCCTTTAATTTCCGCAAAACAAGTTGTTTGTTGGCAAACTATCTGAAAAATAGACTACATTTAAGTTTCTACTCTGCGAAACTACACTTGACCTTGACCATTCTCAATGCACTAGCCATATGCACTAGTCATATTTGACAGGAACTGACAGGTCACATTTGCAAATGACCAGTGCACATTAGTTATTATATGGCTAATCTTGGGCTGTATTATGCACGAGCGAGCAAAACTGCACATCTACTGGTAAAGCAAAAAAGATGATTGCATGTTTGAAGTATGTATCTACCTTGCAGAACAATTGACTTGCATGATCAGGAAACAAAACTAACATAGGGTGGCCTGCATGTCAGTGGCATTGTAAGGCAATGCACGTCATGATGTGCGGTGAGCACATTAGTCAGATAGCCTCTGTTTATAATTCACACAGCCCTAATCAACCTCACATCAGAGTGTGTCCTGCCCACATGGCAAACACAACATTGTTCGGTGCTAAAATGCTAGAACACCTCATTATTGATCCATAAAAAAGTGACAGGGTAGAGCTCCTTGATCAACTTGGTAAGATTTGCAGATAAATGGAATGATAACTTAAGTGTATAGTTTTCTATTAGTTTTACCAGTAAGTGAGAAATTTGGGATTTGCCATGATTTTCAATTTTGACCAGTGGTGCACCAATTACAAAAAAATGGTGCACCATTTGAATTTACTTGTTGCAAATATTGTTTCATTCGTATACCATAGAGCTTGTGACATATTAATGCACTAAATGTCAGGTTACATACCCAAACATGCTGGAATGGTTTGAAGGGCTCGGAGTGGAGATGGAGATATCCGACATGTCCTTCTCAGTGAGCACACAATTGGGGACCAGCGCCAGCAGATGCGAGTGGGGCAGCCGCAATGGTATCTCAGGCCTCTTGGCACAGAAAAGCAATGCACTGAGCCCTAGTTTTTGGCGCATGATTCGTGAGATACTCAAGTTCAAGAACGATGCTCTCAAGTGATAATACATCTCGATCTCATTCCGAATAACTAGAATTAACTATGCTCTCAACTGATATATAATAACCCAGAACTGATGCTTGTTTTTGCAGGTACTTGGAGGACCATGAAAACAACCCTGATATGGACCGGAATGAGACCCTTGGGCAATTCATTCAGTCTCATGGATATTCTCAGTTCTTCCAAGAGGCTTACCTTGTACACCTCTGTTCTTTATTTGTCTATATGTTTTAAGTTTGCAGCAGATTAAAATGGCATATTTGCTTTGCTGCAGATCCCAATCTGTGCGTGTATATGGTCATGTCCATCGCAAGGAGTGTTCGGATTCTCTGCTTTCTTTGTGCTCTCATTCTGCCGTAACCATCATCTTCTTCAGGTGAACAAGCTTGTTAATTAGGCTGACTAATTTTTTGTCATGGATGCTAATTTTTTCTCTTGCATTTTAACTATGCATTCAGTTGTTCGGTCGCCCCCAGTGGCTCACAGTGAAAGGTCGTTCGCACTCCTATGTGCACAAGGTGCTGTCCTGTAGTCCCTTTTCCTTCTTCACCCTCCTTAGATGATTGATCAATTCAACTAGTGCACACCAGCAGGTAAGGGAGGAGTTGGAAAGTATGGGTTGCCAAATTAAAACAAGCTGCGAAATCAAATCTGTTTCAAGTTCTGAGGGAGGTACTGCTAATGCAAGCTCTCTATCAAGTATTTCTTCTGATTATCATCTGGTTACTAATCCAAAGCAAGTGATCGGTATTGTTTTGTTTGCCTCAGGTTTCAGGGTTACAGTGTTTGATGGTTCAGAGGAGACATATGACAGAGTCATATTTGGTGTCCACGCACCTGATGCTCTAAAGATTCTAGGAGCTGAAGCAACACACGAAGAATTGAGAATCCTAGGAGCTTTTCAGTATGTCTACAGGTAATGCATGCTATGCACCTATAGATCTAGGTTTGTTTGGTTGGATCTGATCTCCATCTGCACCTTCACTGCAGTGATATATACCTCCATTCCGATAAAAGCTTGATGCCACGGAGTTCGTCTGCTTGGAGTTCCTGGAACTTCCTGGGCACGACAAGCAAGGGGGTTTGTGTAACCTACTGGCTAAATCTGCTTCAGGTAGTTACCTTGCCTTAACATGGATAGCAGCAACTAGCAATGTATTTTTTGcttaatatatgtatgtatataccACTATATACTTTGATTAATAGATCCTTACTGGAATATTTTCTAGAACATAGAATCTACAGGCAGGCCTTTTCTGGTGACACTGAATCCTCCTCATGTCCCAGATCATGTCTTGCTTAAATGGTACACTAGCCACCCTGTCCCGTCTGTGGCTGCCGCAAAGGCTTCTCTTGAGCTTCATCACATTCAAGGAAACAGAGGAATTTGGTTCTGCGGGGCATACCAAGGTAAGTTACTCCATCAATTAACCTTTTAGTAATACATACATGGCTTGCGTCAAGGACATTCAAGGCGCTGAAAGACGTACATGGCTTGCATCAATTAAGCTAGTGTGTCTGTTTTATTTCAAAATGCTGTGTGGGCTGTGTGCATTCAAAATGCAGAGGTTGGAAGTGATCTCGAGATAGTTGTATCAATTGATGTAATTGTTTTGAAACTAATGAAAGCTtcctttataaaaaaaaatcaaggacACTCTGACTTTGCGGCTTTTTCTGAAAGACAAAGAATAATGGATCTTTGCTGTTGGACAATTACAAAAGTCCAGTGTCCTAGAGCAAATGAACTACTCATCTTTGCTGCAGTATACTAGATTGTGTCTTGCAGAAAATACGTATGCTTTTGTAGCAACAACAAAGATCATTTTTTAGTGCTTTCATCAAAAGGCACCAAgtaggagtgttctctagcaaaATTTGCCAACTATTTGTAAGCATATCAGCAATTAGAACACTGTAAttagttctaaaatttattTATCTTCTGATTGGATAACAGGTTATGGCTTCCATGAAGATGGACTCAAGGTACTGTACTACAATCTGCGACACACAACCTGGCTACCAATGTTTGGATAGGATTTTTACTTTTGTGGCTCCATGTACAAGTATAAAGTATGTTGGAATGCAATTTTCAATATGACATAGGAATTGATGCATGCCTGCAGGCTGGGAAAGCTGCAGCTCAAAATTTGCTTGGTAAGGAGAGTGGCCTTTTGGTGAACCCAAAACAGATGATCCCATCGTGGTCTGAGACTGGGGCACGTCTTCTGGTAGCAAGATTTCTTGGTCAATATGTATCCGTCGGCAACTTGGTGTGAGTTGTTCAACCAATTGACCAATATATCACAAAAATGTCTAATTGTGACTCCTCTGACTTGATTAATTCTGTGTCTAGCTTGCTTGAAGAAGGAGGCACTATGTTCAGTTTTGGTGAAGTGGGCAAACAATGCCATGTGAAATCTGTCCTGCGAGTACATGACCCCATGTTTTACTGGAAGGTTCTCTTTTCTCTTCTCACGGTTCTGGCCCACTACTTTTGCTGGCTCTGATCCACGTCACTTGAAATACATTCTTCAGGTTGCAACTGAAGCAGACCTTGGCTTGGCAGATGCCTACATTAACGGTTATTTCTCATTTGTAGACAAGAGAGAAGGTCTTCTAAATCTTTTCCTGGTAAGATCTTACAGTCTAGATAGTCAAGTCAAACAATTGGCACATGTTTTTTTTAGGGATCAAATTGGTACATGTACATAGACAGTCCTAATTACTTGTACATATATGGTGTTGTTTCCTGTTTGATTTTGGATTACATCCATGCTACAGATTCTCATTGCAAACAGGGACGCAAACAAGACTAGTAGCAGTGCTGCAAGTAAAAGGTTAGTCCCCTCCAAATTTCTCCATTTTTAAAATTAAAATCAAGCAGTATATATGAACTCTAGTACTAAATTCTACAATCAACTGCTAAGTATTTCCTTCAAAAAAAACTGCTAAGTAATCATGTACACATGTAATTTGTATGGCCGTCAGGGGTTGGTGGACACCCCTGCTATTGACAGCTGGGGTTGCCTCCGCTAAATACTTCCTGCGTCACATATCAAGGAAAAATTCTGTCACACAAACACGTCAAAACATCTCTCAACACTATGATCTGGTCAGTAATGCTAGCACTTCTCATTCTGCTTTAGGCTCCCCTCTATGTTTGTTTACAATACCTATGAAAAATTTCCCTCATTCATAATGCCTCCAAAAATTAGCAGAGTCATTTGCTTTTCTCTAGGTTGACTAACAATTTTGTTTCTCCTTCTGCATTCATTATTTTTCTTCTATGTTCATGCAGAGTAATGAATTCTTCTCGCTTTTCCTGGATCCATCAATGACTTACTCTTGCGCCATCTTCAAGGTTTGTGTTGTGATCAACTACCTAGTGTCGCTCGTGTGTTCGAGAGAAAGCAAAACTAGTGCCACTCGTCTCTAACTTGGTCTTCCAGCCTGTAAACAAAGTACTTTAGTACCATCAAGTACTGATTCTTGATATGTGCATGCCTTATATGGTAGACGGAGGATGAAAGCTTAGAGGCAGCCCAGCTACGGAAAGTTTGCCTCCTAATCCACAAGGTAACATACCGAAACTATCAATTTAGTTAATACTGGTCTGACAACTAATAATTTCATATATACTCACGCATGCCTGATCTGTTGGATCACCAGTATATACTATACTGGTCTGATAGTAAATACTTGCATACATGTGTGTGCTTTCAGTCCAAGGCTTTATTTGCATACATGTGTATTATGATTAGATGGGTCACCAGTGTGCTTCATGCCAAATCGATTGTAGGCTAAAGTGGAGCGAGATCACCACGTTCTTGAGATTGGTTGTGGCTGGGGCAGCTTAGCAATCCAATTGGTGAAGCAAACTGGTTGCAAATACACTGGGATCACATTATCAGTGGAGCAACTGAAATATGCACAGAGAAAAGTGAAAGAAGCTGGCTTAGAGGTTAGTGTGAATCAGTACCCCTTTTGTTCTGCTAATGATTATCTTGgttgtttttatttttcttttaaaaaatgtTTGACATTGATTATGCATGGCAGGACCACATAAGCTTCATGTTGTGTGATTACCGTCAAATACCAACACACCGCAAATACGACAGGATCATCTCTTGGTTAGTACAGTGCTTGGTACTACTAGCTGTATATATAGATTTAATTGATTTCTTGCAGTGTGGAGACTGCTATAAGTAACATAGCAGCTTGATTCAGTTTCCTGATATATATGACTGAAAATATATAACAAGGGAGCTGATGCATGCATGAAAATGTGTTGATGGTTCAGCGAGATGATCGAAGGTGTTGGGCACGAATACATGGACGATTTCTTCGGCTGCTGCGAGACCCTTTTGGCTCAAGATGGCATATTTGTCCTGCAGGTATCTATATTCTGTACACATAATGAACTCTCTATATGCATCGTCGCAGACTCAACTGCATGATTTGTGATCGACTAACTTGCACGGATGTAGTTCATCTCAATCCCAGAAGAACGGTACGAGGAATACAGGCGCAGCTCAGACTTCATCAAAGAATACATCTTCCCCGGGGGCTGCATCCCTTCGTTGGCCCGGATCACGTCTGCCATGTCTGCAGCATCAAGGCTCTGGTACACAACATCACCAGTCATCTATCTATATAATGATCCCTTCTGATTAACTATAGTATATGATGATGATCCAATATGTTGGAGTGCAGCATCGAGCACCTTGAGAACATTGGGTACCATTACTACCCAACGCTGATACAGTGGAGGGACAACTTCATGGTCAATAAGGAGTAAGTACACAGCTTGCTACTAGCTACCAGTGCAGGCTGATGCTGGCATGTACTAGCATACATGTATCTCTCCTTGTCTTAATATATAACGCTGCAAGAGAATACAGTGTGTTATTCATTCTAGCAAGGTATAGATTATTATTGATATTAACCAGATTATAAATGTTGCTCCGATCCTCTGCAGTGCAATTTTGGCCCTGGGCTTCGATGAGAAATTCATCCGTATATGGGAATACTACTTCATATACTGCGCCGCTGGTTTCAAGTCACGGACACTTGGGAATTACCAGGTATGCGTACAGCTACGTCTGTTCATGGATTGATACGAACAGTAAACATGAATACGAATGGATATCGTATTTTTGCAGATTGTGTTTTCTCGCCCTGGCAACGACAAACTGAGCAACAACGGCGATCCTTACGCAAGCTTTCCGGCAGCTAatcaagctagctagctagctaacgAGTCTACGCCCGATTTTTTTTGGAAGGGATGTGATTCATCCGCACTACAGCAGCCATCGTTATTCATTCCGTTAATTCAATTCCGGGCACATGCTTCCATGAATGTGTGAACTCAATGCAACAATGCAAGGATTTATACGAATGGATAGATATATATTTTGGTGGTAGCTGAATCAGTCGGAGCCTACACTACACTTCAACGTGAGCCCTTGAATTCGTGATCCAATTGAACACGCAGTACTGTACTACTATGTGTGTCACTAACTGATTGTACTTGCAACCGCGGATCAGTCCATTGCTTCGATCCATCTTGACGCTCCATCACTTTCAGTTCGCCCATCCAATGACGACTGGCACATGGCCAAGCTGGGACGCAGGAGACTCGAGCATTCACTTTCACTGGAGATATCGTTGTGTTGTGTGCAGCTAGCGCTGTACTGATGGAGCCCAAGAAACGTAACGTCTAACGTGTGTTGCATCAATCTAGTGTTCACGGTGCAGTAATTCCGTGTGCAGCACGTACAAGTAGTGCAACGACGTGCACATGCAATTCATTGAGCCAGCACCAGTAGTCGTACCACTCGTCTCTTATAGGACGCGGGGGGCACGTGTACACCTCTCCGTATTCAGGTTCAGCAACCTCCACGGCTGCAcctcgtatatatatatgtacctgtATATCcatcagctagctagctagcagcagcagcagcagcagcaaagaGCGAGCTAGACAGACATGCCGGGGCTCACGACGATGCTGGCACTGCCATGGGCATCATCACCACCGGTGCCGCCGCCGGTGAAGAAGAAGCTTTGCTtcagcaccagcagcagcagcaagaggACGGCGAGCGCGACGATACCGCTGGTCAACAAGAAGCACTCCGCTTCGTCGGCACACCTCCTCCTCAGCCGCGGCCGTGCCCTAATGGCAGCGACGGTAACGGCACCCGCCTTTTCTGACGATGACCAGCGAAaggagctgctgctgcggcaCCTGGGGGAGGACGGCGGGTGGGTGGAGGAGCAGATGCTGTCGCTGCTCACCCCCGTGGACGAGGCATGGCAGCCCGCCGATCTCCTgcccaccttcgctgccgccacCGCCGAGGAGCATCGGACCCAGGTGGCGGAGCTCCAGGCCCGCGCGGCCGGCGTGCCCGACGAGCTCCTCGTGTGCCTCGTGGGCAACATGATCACGGAGGAAGGCCTGCCCGCGTACATGACCATGGGGAACCGGGCGGGTGGCGGCGCCGGCATCGTAGACGCCACCGGCTGCGACGACCACGGCTGGGCTCGCTGGCTGCGCGGCTGGACCGCCGAGGAGAACCGCCACGGCGACGTGCTCAACCGGTACCTCTACCTGTGCGGCCGCGTGGACATGCGCCAGGTGGAGACGACGGTGCACCACCTCCTCCGCCGTGGCATGAGCATGCTGGAGCCCTCCTGCCCCTACCACGGCTTCATCTACGGCGCCTTCCAGGAGCGCGCCACCTTCGTCTCCCACGCCCACACGGGCAAGCGCGCGGCGCTCCACGGGGACGCCTGCCTCGCCAAGCTCTGCGGGgtcatcgccgccgacgagaAGCGCCACGAGGTCGCCTACACGAGGGTCGTCGCCAGGTCCTTGGAGGGCGACCCGGACGGCGTGGTGCGGGCGCTCGCGGCCGTGATGCGAGCCAAGGTCACCATGCCCGGCGAGCGCATGACAGACGGACGCGACGACAACCTCTTCGATCACTTCTCAGCGGTGGCGCAGCGCGCGGGGGTGTACACGGCGGCGGACTACGGCGACATGGTGGAGCACTTCGTGCGCAGGTGGAAGGTGGCGGAGCTCGAGGGGCTGTCCGGCGAGGGGCGGCGCGCGCAAGACTACGTGTGCGGGCTGCCGCGTAAGATCCGCAGGAtggaggagctggcccacgaCCGCGCGGCCCAAAAGGAGGCCCAATCCGTCAATATCAGCTGGGTGTTCGACAGGCCCGTTCGTCTGCACTGAAGGAAAGTCGAAGGCCATCTcctcaactgaacaaggcccaaTTACTAGTACTGGAGTATATTGTAACTGAGCTTATGCACTGTACAACTATAAATGTGCAGCTCTAAGATCACAAACTTTAAATATGTACATATATAAGACCTAGTAAGTTTCCATGATAAATAAAGCTTGAATAATTATTACTATATACTCCCTTCATTCCGAATTATaaatcattccaaaaatcttggagagccaaaacatctcaagtttgactaaattttaaTGATAACATAATAACGTTTATGACACCAACTAAGTAccattaggttcttcattagttatattttcatattaatatctatttgatgtcataaatctttctaATTTCTTCTATAAtggtggtcaaacttgagatgctttgactcttcaagattcttgaattgggatggagggagtatataagaATGAAATTGTTGTTAGCCTCTTGTTGATTTGCAGGATTCATTTGGTCCTAAAGACCGATTTCAACCGTGCAACTATATGTTTACATGTATCAAATCACTGGGTGTAGTGTGCTAAAATCAGATCCACCCATACATCCCTAACGCAACGAAACTCTACAGACAAATTATAACTCTGAGAGTACAACACCTTCGCACAGGTTCATTACTTGTATTTCTCCATTATCCTTCGGGCCTCTTCGACAGGGTCTTCCGATGGGTCGCCCATTGCTTCATCCAACCTAGAGCTGGAGGCCTCCTTTGGGTTCATAGCCAGGAAGCCGAGATATATGAGGCCCATCATTGCCTGCGACCAGAAGACCCATCATTTGGTGCTATCAAGTACCATCAAAACTGAACCGCAAAAGACTGGAATGTATAATGGATGGCCTTTAGCTCTCGCAAATATGACAGTTATTGGAAGTGCAGGGTACATTTGCTATTTGTCAGTCAATATTAAGCACAGCACATTGATCATCAACAGCAGGAGAATCAGACCGCAAATGTAGCAATTGCTTACCAGAACAAATAATGCAGTGGACACAACGGATTTAACAAGGAAAAGGGCCACTGCCATAGCGGCAAAGGTAACACCTATCCTAGCAATTGGTCGTGGAACTGAACCCTGTGACACATAAGAGGGGGATAATCAGTCCAATTTCAAATCTTAAAGAAAAAGCAGAACAAGAGTT encodes:
- the LOC8058975 gene encoding acyl-[acyl-carrier-protein] desaturase 4, chloroplastic, yielding MPGLTTMLALPWASSPPVPPPVKKKLCFSTSSSSKRTASATIPLVNKKHSASSAHLLLSRGRALMAATVTAPAFSDDDQRKELLLRHLGEDGGWVEEQMLSLLTPVDEAWQPADLLPTFAAATAEEHRTQVAELQARAAGVPDELLVCLVGNMITEEGLPAYMTMGNRAGGGAGIVDATGCDDHGWARWLRGWTAEENRHGDVLNRYLYLCGRVDMRQVETTVHHLLRRGMSMLEPSCPYHGFIYGAFQERATFVSHAHTGKRAALHGDACLAKLCGVIAADEKRHEVAYTRVVARSLEGDPDGVVRALAAVMRAKVTMPGERMTDGRDDNLFDHFSAVAQRAGVYTAADYGDMVEHFVRRWKVAELEGLSGEGRRAQDYVCGLPRKIRRMEELAHDRAAQKEAQSVNISWVFDRPVRLH